A window of the Loxodonta africana isolate mLoxAfr1 chromosome 3, mLoxAfr1.hap2, whole genome shotgun sequence genome harbors these coding sequences:
- the METTL25B gene encoding methyltransferase-like protein 25B isoform X1 encodes MPGVSARDLSLEERRQLAVKLTRVLALYRSILDAYIIEFFTDNLWSTLPCSWQEALDRLNPPQLATLLLGLPGEGEVVRYRSVWPLTLLALKSTAYALAFTRTPGFQTPSEFLENPSQSSRLTPLFRKHVRPKKQHEIRRLGELVKKLSDLTGCTQVVDVGSGQGHLSRFMSLGLGLLVKSIEGDQRLVERAQRLDQELLQALEKEKKRNPQVVHAGPRYPPHHVVRWVDPTALCEELLLPLEPAPQGGARLLLTGLHACGDLSVALLRHFSCCPEVAALASVGCCYMKLSDPGGYPLSHWVAGLPGYELPYRLREGACHALEEYAERLQKAGPGLRTHCYRAALETVIRCAHPELRRPGVQGIPRVHELKIEEYVQRGLQRVGLDPQLPLNLAALQAHQAQEHRVVAFFSLALLLAPLVETLILLDRLLYLQEQGFHAELLPLFSPELSPRNLVLVATKTPLGQAFSVLETENS; translated from the exons ATGCCGGGCGTTTCCGCTCGGGACCTCTCTCTGGAGGAGAGGAGGCAGCTAGCTGTGAAACTCACCCGTGTCCTGGCGCTCTACCGTTCCATCCTGGATGCCTACATCATC GAATTTTTCACAGACAACCTGTGGAGCACACTCCCTTGCTCATGGCAGGAAGCACTGGATAGATTGAACCCCCCACAGCTGGCCACACTGTTGCTGGGGCTGCCTGGGGAAGGAGAGGTGGTCAG GTACAGGTCGGTGTGGCCACTCACCCTGCTGGCCCTGAAGTCCACAGCCTATGCCCTGGCTTTTACTCGGACACCTGGGTTCCAGACCCCTTCAGAGTTCCTGGAGAACCCCAGCCAGAGCTCCCGACTGACGCCTCTGTTCCGGAAACATGTCAGGCCCAAGAAGCAGCATGAGATCCGGAGGCTGGGAGAG CTGGTGAAGAAGCTGAGCGACCTCACAGGCTGTACCCAGGTTGTGGACGTGGGCTCAGGCCAG GGCCATCTCTCCCGCTTCATGTCTCTGGGGCTGGGGCTGTTGGTGAAGAGCATCGAGGGGGATCAGAGACTGGTGGAGAGAGCCCAGCGCCTGGACCAGGAGCTCCTGCAGGctctggagaaagaaaagaagaggaaCCCGCAG GTGGTCCACGCTGGCCCTCGCTACCCCCCACACCACGTGGTTAGGTGGGTAGACCCCACAGCTCTGTGTGAGGAGCTTCTGCTTCCACTGGAGCCCGCACCGCAGGGTGGGGCCCGCTTGCTGCTAACAGGCCTCCATGCCTGTGGGGACCTGAGCGTAGCCTTGCTGAGGCACTTCTCCTGTTGCCCCGAGGTGGCAGCCCTGGCCTCAGTGGGCTGCTGCTACATGAAGCTGAGTGACCCCGGCGGCTACccactgagccactgggtggCCGGGCTGCCTGGCTATGAACTGCCCTACAGGCTGCGGGAGGGGGCCTGCCATGCCCTGGAGGAATATGCTGAGCGGCTACAGAAAGCAGGTCCTGGCCTCCGAACCCACTGCTATCGGGCCGCATTGGAGACGGTCATCCGATGTGCTCACCCCGAGCTCCGTCGGCCAGGCGTGCAGGGGATCCCCAGGGTCCATGAGCTCAAGATTGAAGA ATACGTGCAGCGTGGGCTGCAGCGAGTGGGGCTGGACCCCCAGCTGCCCCTGAATCTGGCTGCCCTTCAGGCCCACCAGGCCCAGGAGCACCGTGTGGTAGCCTTCTTCAGCTTAGCCCTACTGCTGGCCCCACTTGTGGAGACACTGATTCTGCTGGACAGGCTGCTCTACCTTCAGGAGCAGG GCTTTCATGCTGAGCTCCTGCCCCTCTTCAGCCCTGAACTCTCTCCCAGAAACCTGGTTCTGGTGGCCACCAAGACGCCCCTGGGTCAGGCCTTCTCTGTCCTGGAGACTGAAAACAGCTGA
- the MRPL24 gene encoding large ribosomal subunit protein uL24m, with translation MRLSALLAMASKVNLPPNYRYGMSRPGSMADKRKNPPGTRRRPVAVEPISDEDWHLFCGDTVQILEGKDAGKQGKVVQVIRQRNWVVLEGLNTHYRYIGQTKDYRGAMIPSEAPLLHRQVTLVDPVDRKPTKVEWRFTEAGERVRVSTRSGRIIPKPEFPRADGIIPETWTDGPKDTSVEDALERTYVPRLKTLEEEVMEAMGIQETRKHKKVYWY, from the exons ATGCGTCTCTCTGCCCTGCTGGCCATGGCATCCAAGGTCAATCTGCCTCCCAACTACCGCTATGGGATGAGCCGCCCAGGCTCCATGGCAGACAAGAGGAAGAACCCTCCGGGGACTAGGCGGCGCCCAGTGGCTGTGGAACCTATCTCTGATGAAGACTGGCATCTGTTCTGTGGGGACACG GTGCAAATCCTAGAAGGGAAGGATGCCGGGAAGCAGGGCAAAGTGGTTCAAGTCATCCGGCAGCGAAACTGGGTTGTCCTGGAGGGGCTGAACACA CATTACCGGTACATTGGCCAGACCAAGGATTACCGGGGAGCCATGATTCCTAGTGAAGCCCCCCTGCTTCACCGCCAGGTCACACTTGTGGATCCTGTGGACAG GAAACCCACTAAGGTAGAATGGAGGTTCACGGAAGCAGGAGAGCGAGTACGGGTCTCCACGAGATCAGGAAGAATTATCCCCAAACCTGAATTTCCCAGAGCTGATGGAATCATCCCTGAAACATGGACTG ATGGCCCCAAAGACACATCAGTGGAGGATGCTCTAGAAAGAACCTACGTGCCCCGTCTAAAGACACTGGAGGAGGAGGTGATGGAGGCAATGGGGATCCAGGAGACCCGGAAACACAAGAAAGTCTATTGGTATTGA
- the METTL25B gene encoding methyltransferase-like protein 25B isoform X2, which translates to MPGVSARDLSLEERRQLAVKLTRVLALYRSILDAYIIEFFTDNLWSTLPCSWQEALDRLNPPQLATLLLGLPGEGEVVRYRSVWPLTLLALKSTAYALAFTRTPGFQTPSEFLENPSQSSRLTPLFRKHVRPKKQHEIRRLGELVKKLSDLTGCTQVVDVGSGQGHLSRFMSLGLGLLVKSIEGDQRLVERAQRLDQELLQALEKEKKRNPQIRAAWAAASGAGPPAAPESGCPSGPPGPGAPCGSLLQLSPTAGPTCGDTDSAGQAALPSGAGLSC; encoded by the exons ATGCCGGGCGTTTCCGCTCGGGACCTCTCTCTGGAGGAGAGGAGGCAGCTAGCTGTGAAACTCACCCGTGTCCTGGCGCTCTACCGTTCCATCCTGGATGCCTACATCATC GAATTTTTCACAGACAACCTGTGGAGCACACTCCCTTGCTCATGGCAGGAAGCACTGGATAGATTGAACCCCCCACAGCTGGCCACACTGTTGCTGGGGCTGCCTGGGGAAGGAGAGGTGGTCAG GTACAGGTCGGTGTGGCCACTCACCCTGCTGGCCCTGAAGTCCACAGCCTATGCCCTGGCTTTTACTCGGACACCTGGGTTCCAGACCCCTTCAGAGTTCCTGGAGAACCCCAGCCAGAGCTCCCGACTGACGCCTCTGTTCCGGAAACATGTCAGGCCCAAGAAGCAGCATGAGATCCGGAGGCTGGGAGAG CTGGTGAAGAAGCTGAGCGACCTCACAGGCTGTACCCAGGTTGTGGACGTGGGCTCAGGCCAG GGCCATCTCTCCCGCTTCATGTCTCTGGGGCTGGGGCTGTTGGTGAAGAGCATCGAGGGGGATCAGAGACTGGTGGAGAGAGCCCAGCGCCTGGACCAGGAGCTCCTGCAGGctctggagaaagaaaagaagaggaaCCCGCAG ATACGTGCAGCGTGGGCTGCAGCGAGTGGGGCTGGACCCCCAGCTGCCCCTGAATCTGGCTGCCCTTCAGGCCCACCAGGCCCAGGAGCACCGTGTGGTAGCCTTCTTCAGCTTAGCCCTACTGCTGGCCCCACTTGTGGAGACACTGATTCTGCTGGACAGGCTGCTCTACCTTCAGGAGCAGG GCTTTCATGCTGA